In a single window of the Pseudomonadota bacterium genome:
- a CDS encoding nitrilase-related carbon-nitrogen hydrolase → MLQLGAGAGQEQARVAAERALAEAAEAGATLALLPELHLHHYFCQTHSLANFELAEPLPGPYSDWLGEQSARHGLVIVGSTFERREPGLYFNTAVVTDTDGQVAGCYRKQHIPDDPGYHEKYYFTPGDGELTCIETSVGRLGVLVCWDQWFPEAARILALDGADLLLYPTAIGWDNADDGDEQARQHDAWQTVQRGHAIANGLPLLACNRIGQEPAGEMPGQRFWGASFVAGPQGEVLARASHDQPETVLATVDWQRRDAVRRVWPFFRDRRIDRYSPILQRTAG, encoded by the coding sequence CTGCTTCAGCTCGGAGCAGGCGCCGGCCAGGAGCAGGCTCGCGTCGCTGCCGAGCGCGCGCTGGCCGAAGCGGCGGAGGCTGGTGCCACGCTCGCGCTGCTGCCGGAACTGCACCTCCATCACTATTTCTGCCAAACCCACAGCCTGGCGAACTTTGAGCTCGCTGAGCCCCTGCCCGGTCCTTACAGCGACTGGCTGGGCGAGCAGTCGGCCCGCCATGGCCTGGTGATCGTCGGCTCGACGTTCGAACGCCGCGAGCCGGGGCTGTATTTTAATACCGCAGTGGTGACCGATACCGATGGCCAGGTTGCTGGCTGTTATCGAAAGCAGCACATTCCCGATGATCCGGGTTACCACGAGAAGTACTACTTCACGCCGGGCGACGGCGAGCTCACCTGCATCGAGACCAGCGTCGGGCGACTCGGCGTTTTGGTGTGTTGGGACCAGTGGTTTCCCGAGGCAGCCAGGATTCTCGCGCTCGATGGTGCCGATCTGTTGCTTTACCCAACGGCAATCGGCTGGGACAACGCAGATGATGGTGATGAACAGGCGCGGCAGCACGATGCGTGGCAAACGGTGCAGCGCGGCCACGCCATTGCCAACGGACTGCCGTTACTCGCCTGTAATCGGATTGGCCAGGAGCCGGCCGGTGAAATGCCCGGTCAACGGTTCTGGGGTGCCTCGTTTGTTGCCGGCCCCCAGGGTGAGGTGCTGGCCCGCGCTAGCCACGACCAGCCGGAAACCGTTTTGGCCACCGTCGATTGGCAGCGGCGAGACGCCGTAAGACGAGTGTGGCCCTTCTTTCGTGACCGGCGGATCGACCGCTACTCCCCCATACTCCAGCGGACCGCAGGATGA
- the dusB gene encoding tRNA dihydrouridine synthase DusB: MAQAPLKLGPYRLRGRVLLAPMAGISDQPFRRLCRQHGAALTTSEMLHADQRLWHTRKSSQRIRMDEDEEVRSIQIAGAEPAMLADAARACEELGAQLVDINMGCPAKKVCNKLAGSALLTDPELVQKILTAVVGAVTIPVTLKIRTGPCPQTRNALEIAGMAEDCGIQALVIHGRTRADRFRGEAEYGTIRQVKARVSIPVIANGDIQTPEDAARVLRMTDADGVMIGRAAQGNPWLFTQVQRFLDSGELLPGPQPDELGQTLVHHLAALEDFYGPVLGPRIGRKHIGWYLQRIAGGTELRQTLMPLTEGVAQRERIRQWFENHQPTMADAA; encoded by the coding sequence ATGGCCCAAGCGCCACTCAAGCTCGGGCCGTACAGGCTGCGTGGCCGCGTTCTCTTAGCACCGATGGCCGGCATCAGCGACCAGCCTTTCCGACGTCTATGCCGACAGCACGGAGCGGCTTTGACTACCTCAGAAATGCTCCACGCCGATCAGCGCCTGTGGCATACCCGAAAATCGAGTCAGCGCATCCGGATGGATGAGGATGAAGAAGTCCGGTCCATTCAGATCGCCGGAGCCGAGCCGGCGATGCTCGCTGACGCTGCCCGCGCGTGTGAAGAACTCGGCGCGCAGCTGGTGGATATCAATATGGGGTGCCCGGCCAAGAAGGTTTGCAACAAGCTGGCGGGATCTGCGCTGCTGACCGACCCGGAGCTGGTTCAGAAGATCCTCACAGCCGTGGTGGGTGCCGTCACCATTCCGGTGACGCTCAAGATCCGAACCGGACCCTGCCCTCAAACACGTAACGCCCTGGAAATTGCTGGTATGGCTGAAGATTGCGGCATTCAGGCGCTGGTCATCCACGGCCGAACGCGCGCTGACCGCTTTCGCGGCGAAGCTGAGTACGGCACCATCCGCCAGGTGAAAGCGAGGGTGTCCATACCGGTGATCGCGAACGGCGACATCCAAACGCCGGAGGACGCGGCGCGCGTGCTGAGGATGACGGATGCCGACGGCGTCATGATCGGCCGAGCGGCCCAGGGGAATCCCTGGCTGTTCACTCAGGTTCAGCGCTTCCTGGACAGCGGTGAACTTCTCCCCGGGCCTCAGCCAGACGAGCTGGGCCAAACCCTGGTCCATCACCTCGCGGCGCTGGAAGATTTTTACGGACCGGTCCTCGGCCCCAGGATCGGGCGTAAACATATCGGCTGGTACCTGCAACGGATTGCCGGAGGAACGGAACTTCGGCAGACTCTGATGCCGCTGACCGAAGGCGTCGCCCAACGCGAACGCATCCGTCAGTGGTTCGAAAACCATCAACCAACGATGGCCGACGCGGCCTGA
- a CDS encoding agmatine deiminase family protein, which translates to MLNQPTVEARWRLPAEWEPQDATLLAWPYEGSDWTPVLRYAQRTYRELIAAIRRYQPVVLCIRGEDLLTEDCWSDPGGKHPVIVVATEYDDTWLRDTAPLTLFDDLGRPAWANFVFDGWGGRSHHPLDASLASRLWAEPQFNKLPFQNYPYVMEGGAIDSDGMGTVMTTTRCWRSRDTDFSKRRIAANLGLHLGAERVLWLDHGELLGDDTDSHIDMLARFAPDNTIIYQGCQLPSDPHYPFMQSMRAQLETFRTLSGKPYRLLELPMPSPVGTGRYRCPATYANFLVLNNAVLMPTYGDDEHDQQAARVISTAFPGFEVVGIDCRVLITQGGAVHCATMNLPLGALRH; encoded by the coding sequence ATGCTGAATCAGCCCACAGTCGAAGCCCGATGGCGGCTGCCGGCCGAATGGGAGCCTCAGGATGCAACGCTTCTCGCCTGGCCCTACGAAGGGTCGGACTGGACACCGGTGCTCCGCTACGCGCAGCGAACCTACCGCGAGCTGATCGCTGCCATTCGCCGCTATCAGCCCGTTGTGCTGTGTATCCGTGGCGAAGACCTGCTCACGGAAGACTGCTGGTCCGATCCGGGCGGCAAACACCCCGTCATTGTGGTGGCTACGGAATACGACGACACCTGGTTGCGGGATACAGCACCTCTGACGCTGTTTGACGATCTCGGGCGGCCGGCCTGGGCTAACTTCGTGTTCGACGGCTGGGGCGGGCGCAGCCATCACCCGCTCGACGCATCACTGGCGTCACGTCTGTGGGCTGAACCTCAGTTCAACAAGCTGCCCTTCCAAAACTACCCATACGTCATGGAGGGCGGAGCCATCGATTCCGACGGCATGGGCACCGTCATGACGACCACCCGCTGCTGGCGCAGCCGAGATACCGATTTCAGCAAGCGGAGAATCGCCGCCAACCTCGGGCTGCACCTGGGTGCAGAGCGCGTACTGTGGCTGGACCATGGCGAGCTGCTCGGCGACGACACGGACAGTCATATCGACATGCTCGCCCGGTTCGCCCCGGACAACACGATCATCTATCAGGGCTGCCAGCTTCCGTCTGACCCTCATTATCCCTTTATGCAGTCGATGCGGGCCCAGCTGGAGACGTTCCGGACGCTCTCGGGCAAACCCTATCGACTTCTCGAACTGCCGATGCCGTCGCCGGTTGGCACTGGGCGCTATCGCTGTCCGGCCACCTACGCCAATTTCCTGGTGTTGAACAACGCTGTGCTGATGCCCACCTATGGTGACGACGAACATGATCAGCAGGCGGCCCGAGTGATCAGCACCGCATTTCCAGGCTTTGAGGTCGTCGGCATCGATTGTCGGGTTTTGATTACCCAAGGGGGCGCCGTGCACTGCGCCACCATGAATCTACCCCTTGGCGCACTCAGGCATTGA
- a CDS encoding DUF1800 domain-containing protein, translating to MNMMNRAMGTREVAFDGQRIAAVIAASRIDHHLQQWRTAQAKRQGPRRKAIGDSVQQSLVHLLNRTSFGIAGPDLEFALELGFEGYLDYQLNAEQIDNTFLEDLLVDLFPSLAMSYAEIFERLEDDNFDPVSELIVATIAQQLFSPRQLFEVMVEFWTNHFNVFILDGPVQYLKTVDDRENVRPFALGRFEDLLRANARSPAMLYYLDNFSNTRFGPNENYARELMELHTLGVDGGYTETDVIEVARCFTGWTIDARTEEVFVFSEGNHDVGSKRVLGVDIPAGGGIEDGEQVLDLLLADPSTAQFLASKLCRRFVADDPPVSLVSRVADTFATSGGDMVPVLRTLILSDEFRASENQKFRRPTELVGGMVRSLQPVEGSDYFSVIFRQLENLGQIPFFAAEPTGYGDQEGDWLNTNALLSRWNLGYSVAFGEVPASTRVDGGVRDGGREPVMADFFAISMLDLLGSARTPAEIVDRVLEQFLHRQVGPADRAALIALAAGGQSATVPLSLSKAVASARAVLASSLASRYFQNR from the coding sequence ATGAACATGATGAACCGAGCCATGGGCACCCGTGAGGTGGCCTTTGACGGCCAGCGGATCGCAGCGGTCATCGCTGCCAGCCGTATCGATCACCACCTGCAGCAATGGCGCACCGCGCAGGCCAAGCGCCAGGGGCCGCGACGAAAAGCGATCGGCGACAGCGTTCAGCAAAGTCTGGTTCACCTGCTGAACCGAACCTCTTTTGGTATCGCTGGGCCCGATCTGGAGTTTGCGCTTGAGCTCGGGTTCGAAGGCTACCTGGACTATCAGCTCAACGCCGAGCAGATCGACAACACGTTCCTTGAGGACCTGCTGGTCGACCTGTTTCCGAGCCTGGCGATGAGCTACGCGGAGATCTTTGAACGCCTGGAGGACGACAACTTTGATCCGGTGTCTGAGCTGATTGTCGCCACGATCGCCCAACAACTGTTCAGCCCCCGGCAGCTTTTTGAAGTTATGGTCGAGTTTTGGACCAATCATTTCAACGTGTTCATTCTCGACGGCCCGGTTCAGTACCTCAAAACTGTCGACGATCGGGAAAACGTCAGGCCTTTCGCGCTGGGCCGCTTCGAGGACCTGCTCCGAGCGAATGCCCGCAGCCCGGCGATGCTCTATTACCTGGACAATTTCTCCAACACTCGCTTTGGGCCCAACGAAAACTACGCCCGGGAGCTGATGGAGCTGCACACGCTGGGTGTCGACGGCGGCTATACCGAAACCGACGTGATCGAAGTTGCTCGTTGTTTCACCGGTTGGACGATCGACGCCCGCACGGAAGAGGTGTTCGTCTTCAGTGAAGGAAACCACGATGTCGGCAGCAAGCGTGTGCTGGGCGTCGATATTCCTGCCGGCGGCGGGATCGAGGACGGCGAACAGGTGCTGGATTTGCTGCTGGCCGACCCCTCGACCGCACAGTTTCTGGCCAGCAAGCTTTGCCGGCGCTTCGTTGCGGACGATCCACCGGTTTCTCTGGTGAGTCGGGTCGCTGACACTTTTGCGACGAGCGGTGGCGACATGGTCCCGGTGCTGAGAACCCTCATCCTCTCGGACGAATTCCGGGCTAGCGAAAACCAGAAGTTTCGGCGTCCGACAGAGCTTGTCGGTGGGATGGTTCGCAGCCTGCAGCCCGTTGAGGGCAGCGATTATTTCTCGGTGATCTTCCGTCAGCTCGAGAATCTGGGGCAGATTCCGTTCTTTGCCGCGGAGCCGACCGGCTACGGCGACCAGGAAGGCGACTGGCTTAACACCAACGCTTTGCTCAGTCGGTGGAACCTTGGTTATTCCGTCGCCTTTGGCGAGGTTCCGGCGAGTACACGCGTTGATGGTGGCGTGCGAGATGGTGGCCGCGAACCTGTCATGGCAGATTTTTTTGCAATCAGCATGCTGGACCTTCTCGGCAGCGCCCGAACGCCGGCGGAGATTGTGGATCGGGTACTTGAGCAGTTCCTCCACCGGCAGGTTGGTCCCGCCGATCGTGCGGCGCTCATCGCGCTGGCTGCCGGTGGGCAGTCGGCGACGGTGCCGCTGAGCCTGAGTAAGGCCGTGG
- a CDS encoding DUF349 domain-containing protein codes for MGLKTLLFKPRWQHKDPAIRAREVARSEDPRLVNELSQIARSDADPDVRLAASRRVTHLDTLFAIASMDSAPAVSGYAWRQVRHQLETLPEGDSASVQLEILKQLDDDQMIEQLARKAQSTLLRGAAQERLTREGLLGDLAISDPDPTLRMRAAGRVTSESTLRRIADGVRKRDKKLYRSVTDRLEALRVAAGDTEIVTDRAVALCQSLEHLAVGEESRENRAAELNRIKQSFQGLSRDTKLPKELLARFESAATIAEATLSDPKEDPLAPLRAELKAFTTRSQQVIKGRELEPVKALLRSFPDLDEKLQAEAPELREQLSEQLDLLTDRRQELLAEARPDPALVKLCETAERPGRRGGKADFVTDLRSRWQRAASTPLSPVNQELKQRFDAALDAHSTRQAEAAARRQQAGEAFAVQLETLEKELDSGDVKQAAVALQRAQQHLNNAGKQHPESGRLTQLRGKLQEMRQWQRWSNDEVRQRLVEHAAAIPGSGMHPDAVAARVKELRGRWKELDASERLAGDPPNRPVSPKLFREFQAACEAAFEPARQFFEKRAEVQNKHLDELNELCESLAGITPSGDNWDEISRAVGQARGSLRRLSEVPHRYRAGLAQRLRSEADRLDEALKGQYEIVERRKRKIIEEVTALIEEPDTAKAVEAAKAAQQRWKAAGRLRRGLDQKLWKEYRTAADQIFGRLDEQRQQAQAERKASRAQLQELLNEAKQLEPSSEGFSAARDQLHQRWREAGGDDRKLQQQFSELIEKAEQGHRQHQTQLASRQRQVLRDLEQQCHEAEQAVLSGVTEAPTVAAGELDLGHAPGLTQRLAQLGTSLQALSPEALEERLKQLQALCIRAEFLAGTDTPEPFHEERMSYQVKRLAERMTGEARQTLREEADELEALWLGNGPLPPGDASDQTRKRLLAALVELDSQRP; via the coding sequence ATGGGTCTCAAAACACTGCTGTTCAAACCTCGCTGGCAACATAAAGACCCAGCGATTCGCGCGCGCGAGGTGGCGCGGTCAGAGGATCCTCGCTTGGTCAACGAGCTGTCGCAGATCGCTCGCAGCGACGCTGATCCAGACGTCCGCCTCGCCGCCAGCCGTCGCGTAACTCATCTCGATACCCTTTTTGCGATCGCCAGCATGGACAGCGCGCCCGCGGTCAGCGGCTATGCCTGGCGTCAGGTCAGACATCAGCTGGAGACGTTGCCAGAAGGTGACAGCGCCAGCGTGCAGCTAGAGATCCTGAAGCAGCTCGACGACGATCAGATGATCGAGCAGCTCGCCAGGAAAGCTCAGTCGACCCTGCTGCGCGGAGCGGCCCAGGAACGCCTCACGCGCGAGGGCCTGCTCGGCGATCTGGCAATCAGTGACCCGGACCCGACGCTGCGTATGCGGGCCGCCGGCCGGGTCACCAGCGAATCGACCCTCCGGCGCATCGCTGACGGCGTCAGAAAAAGGGACAAGAAGCTCTACCGCAGCGTGACCGACCGCCTCGAGGCGCTCCGTGTCGCCGCCGGCGATACGGAGATCGTGACCGACCGAGCCGTCGCCCTGTGTCAGTCTCTCGAACATCTGGCTGTCGGTGAGGAATCCCGAGAGAACCGCGCGGCCGAACTCAATCGAATCAAGCAGTCATTTCAGGGCCTGAGCCGCGACACCAAGCTACCCAAAGAGCTGCTGGCGCGTTTCGAAAGCGCCGCAACGATTGCCGAAGCCACGCTGAGTGATCCAAAAGAAGATCCCCTCGCGCCGCTTCGGGCGGAGCTCAAGGCGTTTACTACCCGATCTCAGCAGGTGATCAAAGGTCGCGAGCTGGAGCCTGTGAAAGCCCTTCTCCGCAGCTTCCCGGACCTCGATGAAAAATTGCAGGCTGAAGCCCCGGAGCTGCGTGAGCAGCTCAGTGAACAGCTGGATCTGCTGACCGACAGGCGACAGGAGCTCTTGGCCGAGGCCCGTCCTGATCCGGCGCTGGTTAAGCTCTGCGAAACCGCTGAGCGGCCGGGGCGGCGCGGCGGAAAGGCGGATTTTGTCACCGACCTGCGCAGTCGGTGGCAGCGCGCGGCCTCTACCCCGCTGTCACCGGTCAACCAAGAGCTCAAACAACGATTTGACGCCGCGTTAGACGCGCACTCCACCCGGCAGGCCGAAGCCGCGGCCCGGCGCCAGCAGGCCGGCGAAGCATTTGCGGTTCAGCTGGAGACCTTGGAAAAGGAGCTGGACAGCGGCGACGTCAAGCAGGCCGCAGTGGCACTTCAGCGTGCCCAGCAGCATCTCAATAACGCCGGTAAACAGCATCCGGAGTCCGGCCGCCTGACTCAGCTGCGCGGCAAGCTGCAGGAAATGCGGCAATGGCAGCGCTGGTCTAACGACGAGGTGCGACAGCGACTCGTGGAACATGCCGCCGCCATTCCCGGCTCCGGCATGCACCCGGACGCCGTTGCGGCCCGCGTAAAGGAACTTCGCGGGCGCTGGAAAGAGCTGGACGCCAGCGAACGACTCGCGGGCGACCCACCCAATCGGCCGGTGAGCCCAAAACTCTTCCGGGAGTTTCAGGCGGCGTGCGAGGCAGCCTTCGAGCCTGCCCGGCAATTCTTCGAAAAGCGCGCAGAGGTGCAGAACAAACATCTCGACGAGCTCAACGAACTCTGCGAAAGCCTGGCGGGCATTACGCCGAGCGGGGACAACTGGGACGAAATCTCCCGCGCGGTAGGACAGGCCCGCGGTTCGCTTCGACGGTTGTCTGAGGTGCCCCACCGCTATCGGGCGGGGCTTGCCCAGCGGCTACGCAGCGAGGCCGACCGGCTCGATGAGGCGCTCAAGGGCCAGTACGAGATCGTGGAACGACGCAAGCGGAAAATCATTGAAGAAGTGACGGCGCTTATCGAGGAACCCGACACCGCGAAAGCGGTCGAGGCTGCCAAAGCCGCCCAGCAGCGCTGGAAGGCCGCAGGGCGCCTGCGCCGCGGTCTCGACCAGAAGCTCTGGAAAGAATACCGCACAGCCGCCGACCAGATCTTCGGCCGGCTGGACGAGCAGCGTCAGCAGGCCCAGGCGGAACGTAAGGCGAGCCGCGCTCAGCTCCAGGAACTGTTGAATGAGGCAAAACAGCTCGAACCGTCCTCAGAAGGATTTAGCGCCGCGCGCGATCAGCTTCACCAACGCTGGCGCGAAGCCGGCGGTGACGATCGCAAGCTTCAGCAGCAGTTCTCCGAGCTGATCGAAAAAGCTGAGCAAGGCCATCGACAGCATCAAACGCAGCTCGCGTCGCGTCAGCGTCAGGTGCTGCGCGACCTGGAGCAGCAGTGCCACGAGGCGGAACAGGCTGTCCTGAGCGGTGTCACTGAAGCGCCGACCGTCGCGGCCGGCGAGCTCGACTTGGGGCATGCACCCGGGCTCACCCAACGCTTAGCGCAGCTCGGAACCTCGCTCCAAGCGCTGAGCCCGGAGGCGCTCGAGGAGCGTCTGAAACAGCTTCAGGCGCTTTGCATTCGCGCCGAGTTCCTGGCGGGGACGGACACGCCTGAGCCGTTTCATGAAGAGCGGATGAGCTACCAGGTCAAGCGGCTCGCTGAGCGAATGACGGGAGAAGCGCGGCAGACGCTGAGGGAGGAAGCTGACGAGCTTGAAGCGCTATGGCTTGGCAACGGACCGCTCCCGCCTGGCGACGCGTCCGACCAGACCCGCAAACGCCTGCTGGCGGCGCTGGTCGAACTAGACTCGCAGCGTCCCTAG
- a CDS encoding TraB/GumN family protein, whose amino-acid sequence MSTETTTPAVSPELADQPLAVVISGDVEYTLLGTAHVSKRSVEAVKALAQQQVFDAIAVELCQSRYDALTKPDSWQKTDLFKIIRQGKAGLVAANLALGAYQRRLADQFGIEPGAEMKQALEEATTLGLPHLLVDRDIGITLKRVMGAVGFFDKFGILGGLITSLVTREEISEQDIERLKEGDMLENTFAEFAENSEPLYRALIEERDHYMAAALRQQSAEKGVRKVLVVIGAGHLKGLAGALERADAEPTEVLSRLNELPRRGQWIKALPWLITAVILTGFAIGFYRSPELGWSLVVFWVLINGTLAALGAAAARAHPLTVASGFVAAPLTSLNPTIAAGMVTASVEAYLRRPRVADFSALRDDVTTPSGWWRNRVSRVLLVFVFSNLGSMLGTWIGGFRIFGALS is encoded by the coding sequence ATGAGCACCGAAACCACCACACCCGCCGTGTCTCCGGAGCTGGCTGACCAGCCGTTGGCGGTTGTGATCAGCGGTGACGTTGAATACACGCTGCTGGGTACCGCACACGTCTCGAAGCGCTCCGTCGAGGCCGTTAAGGCCTTAGCGCAGCAGCAAGTGTTTGACGCCATCGCCGTGGAGCTGTGCCAGAGTCGGTATGACGCGCTGACCAAGCCCGACTCGTGGCAGAAGACCGACCTTTTCAAGATTATCCGCCAGGGGAAAGCCGGGCTGGTGGCGGCCAACCTCGCGCTGGGCGCCTATCAGCGTCGACTCGCGGACCAATTTGGGATTGAACCCGGCGCGGAGATGAAGCAGGCGCTCGAGGAGGCCACCACGCTTGGGCTGCCCCACCTGCTGGTCGACCGGGACATCGGGATAACCCTGAAACGGGTGATGGGCGCGGTCGGCTTTTTTGACAAGTTTGGCATCCTCGGCGGCCTGATCACCAGCCTGGTCACGCGGGAAGAAATCTCTGAGCAAGATATCGAGCGACTCAAAGAAGGCGACATGCTCGAGAACACGTTCGCTGAGTTCGCTGAGAATTCCGAACCGCTTTACCGAGCACTGATCGAGGAACGGGATCACTACATGGCGGCCGCGCTGCGGCAGCAAAGCGCCGAAAAAGGTGTCCGCAAGGTGCTGGTTGTTATCGGCGCTGGCCACCTGAAAGGGCTGGCCGGAGCACTCGAGCGCGCGGACGCCGAGCCTACGGAAGTCCTGTCCCGGCTCAACGAGCTTCCGCGGCGCGGTCAGTGGATCAAGGCTCTGCCCTGGTTGATCACCGCGGTGATCTTGACCGGCTTTGCGATCGGGTTTTACCGCAGCCCTGAGCTTGGCTGGTCGCTGGTGGTATTTTGGGTTTTGATCAATGGAACCTTGGCAGCCTTAGGAGCCGCAGCGGCGCGAGCCCATCCGCTCACGGTGGCCTCGGGGTTCGTCGCAGCCCCCCTCACCTCGCTCAATCCTACGATTGCCGCAGGCATGGTGACGGCTTCCGTGGAGGCCTACCTCAGGCGGCCGAGGGTGGCCGACTTTTCTGCCCTACGCGACGACGTCACCACACCTTCGGGCTGGTGGCGAAATCGGGTTTCGCGAGTCCTCCTGGTTTTTGTGTTCTCCAACCTTGGCTCCATGCTGGGAACGTGGATCGGTGGCTTCCGAATCTTTGGAGCCCTTAGCTGA